One Paenisporosarcina sp. FSL H8-0542 genomic region harbors:
- a CDS encoding amino acid permease, producing MANKELKRGLEARHIQMIALGGTIGVGLFMGSASTIKWTGPSVMLAYAITGIFIFFIMRAMGEMLYLEPSTGSYATFGHKYIHPLAGYMTAWSNWFQWVIVGMSEIIAVGAYMKYWFPDLPAWIPGLIAIVILGAANLVSVKVFGEFEFWFAMIKIVTIVLMIIAGFGLIFFGFGNGGNAIGLSNLWEHGGFFTGGWTGFFFALSLVIGAYQGVELIGITAGEAKDPQKTLTKAIQSLIWRILIFYIGAIFVIVTVYPWDQLSSIGSPFVATFAKVGITAAAGLINFVVITAALSGCNSGIYSAGRMLYTLGINGQAPKFFTKLSRNGVPIFSLLGVMLGLIVGVVLSYIAPENLFVYVYSASVLPGMIPWFVILISQIQFRKRKGAEMDNHPFKMPFAPVTNYITIAFLIIVLVGMWFNEDTRMSLIAGIVFLCLVVISFYAFRIGKRVPIDTQKDDQVTNR from the coding sequence ATGGCAAACAAAGAATTAAAGAGAGGCTTGGAAGCGCGTCATATTCAGATGATTGCTTTGGGAGGTACAATTGGTGTTGGTTTATTTATGGGTTCAGCCAGCACAATTAAATGGACGGGTCCGTCTGTAATGCTTGCTTATGCAATCACAGGGATTTTTATCTTTTTCATAATGCGTGCAATGGGAGAAATGTTATATTTAGAGCCAAGTACAGGTTCATATGCGACATTTGGCCATAAGTACATTCATCCCTTAGCGGGGTATATGACGGCATGGAGTAACTGGTTCCAGTGGGTAATTGTTGGGATGTCAGAAATTATAGCTGTTGGGGCATACATGAAGTACTGGTTCCCAGACCTGCCTGCTTGGATACCAGGTCTTATCGCAATAGTGATTCTGGGTGCAGCTAACTTAGTTTCTGTTAAAGTATTTGGTGAATTTGAATTTTGGTTTGCGATGATTAAAATCGTTACAATTGTATTGATGATTATTGCTGGGTTTGGCCTTATTTTCTTCGGATTTGGTAATGGAGGAAATGCAATCGGATTATCTAACCTTTGGGAACATGGCGGCTTCTTTACAGGTGGCTGGACAGGCTTCTTCTTTGCGCTATCACTAGTTATTGGGGCTTATCAAGGTGTCGAACTAATTGGGATTACAGCTGGTGAAGCGAAAGATCCGCAAAAAACATTAACGAAAGCCATTCAAAGTCTTATTTGGCGTATTTTAATTTTCTACATTGGTGCGATTTTTGTTATAGTAACAGTTTATCCTTGGGATCAGCTGAGTTCGATTGGTAGCCCATTTGTAGCAACTTTTGCGAAAGTGGGTATTACAGCCGCCGCCGGACTTATTAACTTTGTCGTCATCACAGCGGCGTTGTCAGGCTGTAACAGTGGTATTTATAGTGCAGGACGTATGCTTTATACATTAGGGATAAATGGACAAGCACCAAAGTTCTTTACAAAACTCTCTCGTAATGGAGTGCCTATATTTAGTTTGCTTGGTGTAATGCTTGGTTTAATAGTTGGCGTTGTGCTAAGTTACATTGCACCAGAAAATTTATTTGTGTATGTATACAGTGCAAGTGTACTGCCTGGTATGATTCCGTGGTTTGTCATTCTAATTAGTCAAATTCAATTCCGAAAAAGAAAAGGGGCTGAAATGGATAATCATCCATTCAAAATGCCTTTTGCACCGGTGACAAACTACATTACCATCGCCTTTTTAATTATAGTTTTAGTTGGCATGTGGT
- a CDS encoding malate:quinone oxidoreductase: MNMRETNTDVILIGAGVMSATLGTLLKELAPELKITVIEKLDNAGEESSNEWNNAGTGHAALCELNYTTEKPDGSIDISKAIKINEQFRLSTQFWSHLVKNGLINNPEDFIMPLPHMSMVQGEQNVAFLKKRFEALSKNPLFQGMEFSDDPAKLMEWIPLIMQDRPSDEVIAATKIDSGTDVNFGALTRMLFDHLQNKNVRIKYNHNVDNLYQNGDGSWELKVSNVYSGIVEHHTAKFVFIGGGGGSVHLLQKSGIPEGRQIGGFPVSGIFMVCNNPEVIAQNHAKVYGKAKVGAPPMSVPHLDTRFIDNKKSLLFGPFAGFSPKFLKTGSNLDLVTSVKPNNILTMLAAGAKEMSLTKYLIQQVMLSKEQRMDELREFIPNAKSEDWDLVVAGQRVQVIKDTSEGKGTLQFGTEVVSAADGSIAALLGASPGASTAVHVMLEVIKKCFPQHMEEWEPKIKEMIPSYGVSLMENPELLHEINISIAEKLGLSEKEQV, translated from the coding sequence ATGAACATGAGAGAAACTAATACAGACGTTATCTTAATTGGTGCCGGAGTCATGAGTGCCACTTTAGGGACACTTTTGAAAGAATTAGCGCCGGAATTGAAAATTACAGTGATTGAGAAGCTCGACAATGCAGGAGAGGAAAGCTCAAACGAATGGAATAATGCAGGAACAGGTCATGCGGCCCTGTGTGAGCTTAACTATACAACTGAAAAACCAGACGGATCTATTGATATTAGCAAAGCGATTAAAATAAATGAACAGTTTCGGCTGTCCACGCAGTTTTGGTCACATCTTGTAAAAAACGGGTTGATAAATAATCCAGAAGACTTTATCATGCCATTGCCTCATATGAGTATGGTACAAGGGGAACAAAATGTGGCGTTCTTAAAGAAACGTTTTGAAGCGCTATCAAAAAATCCGCTGTTCCAAGGAATGGAATTTTCTGATGACCCAGCAAAACTGATGGAATGGATTCCGCTCATTATGCAAGATCGTCCTTCGGATGAAGTCATAGCGGCAACAAAAATCGACTCTGGAACGGATGTTAACTTTGGTGCTTTAACGCGCATGTTGTTTGACCACTTACAGAATAAGAACGTCCGTATCAAATATAACCACAATGTAGATAATTTGTACCAGAATGGCGATGGTTCATGGGAATTAAAAGTGAGTAATGTCTACAGCGGTATCGTGGAACACCATACTGCAAAATTCGTCTTTATCGGAGGCGGAGGCGGAAGCGTGCATTTACTGCAAAAATCCGGCATTCCTGAAGGTAGACAAATTGGAGGATTCCCAGTAAGCGGAATCTTCATGGTGTGTAATAATCCAGAAGTTATTGCTCAAAATCATGCAAAAGTATACGGAAAAGCTAAAGTTGGTGCTCCACCAATGTCTGTTCCGCATCTTGATACACGATTTATTGACAATAAAAAATCGTTGTTATTTGGACCATTTGCCGGCTTCTCACCTAAGTTCTTAAAAACCGGTTCAAATTTGGATCTAGTGACCTCTGTAAAACCGAATAATATCTTAACCATGTTGGCGGCAGGCGCAAAAGAGATGTCATTGACAAAATACCTGATTCAGCAAGTTATGTTATCGAAAGAACAGCGTATGGATGAGTTACGAGAGTTTATCCCGAACGCCAAGAGCGAGGATTGGGATTTAGTTGTAGCTGGTCAACGTGTACAAGTGATCAAAGATACTTCTGAAGGCAAAGGAACGCTTCAATTTGGTACGGAAGTTGTTAGTGCTGCTGATGGCTCGATTGCAGCATTACTAGGGGCTTCTCCCGGTGCTTCTACGGCAGTTCACGTTATGCTCGAAGTAATTAAAAAATGCTTCCCGCAACATATGGAAGAATGGGAACCAAAAATCAAAGAAATGATTCCTTCTTATGGCGTGTCACTAATGGAAAATCCAGAGCTTCTGCACGAAATAAATATTTCAATAGCAGAGAAGCTTGGTCTAAGTGAAAAAGAACAAGTCTAA
- a CDS encoding ATP-binding cassette domain-containing protein, which yields MKINRLIANNINQLDALLPVNQSLGIAGLSGSGKTTFSQTIGEESKKRLVSLLPKAEYQYLFSKIMETNFSAIKMEDMPLVLFLGRASISSNPRSTIGTHTGVFKEIRVRLAEKFNLSPEVFSFNNELGWCRDCKGRGTTKNVECKKCKGSRYNQEVEQYTIELFGKPHSISELNDLSIETILSLAEVLHVSEAKQHILQNIINMNIGYLTLNRIMGTLSGGELTRLYLAEFMAASENTVIIIDEISVGLDHETLLKILEQIKQLGYKNQIWLIDHSDTVLDATDEQLFFGPGSGKYGGKIVEESPRPKPIIWKRNQAMPTEYYQFQDLYCRNIQIDEIQIPKNRLVTFTGESGCGKSTLVNECITKDFMKRYPKDKLVMVGQDRNQSITSRSTVATFLDIKKKLTKYSDEIDDIFLRSIEDIIDELPKEDIAHKRLSLLIKLGLGYLTLERKTQTLSTGEFQCVHLVSELFTNAKNPHTLFIFDEPSKGLSQNILNQFIDSVRVILENESVSIMMIEHNAYMLESSDFIVDFGKRKLAPVQHLDVVSHEEYYRQKNSEEVAPLHISSTLKQRNGIHYLEENHLVYFKNAENIYKGGILKSLSPMARLIYGEYESDIIAPVIAIDLERHLYSQYSFLYEMGGLINHIVAAHPTNKDTRSFDFYNQENHCPCCSGRRVIEKFNFDVVIQEKTVPFWDGLLHPDVMEVLKYYQYPKLQFLFDEIKNELGQDISKSFNEMTEAEKHTFLYGYWEKSFYDKAGKASRTWEGFNLIIGRYMFISKSIIKDHMKESKVMIACPVCEGTVLNHHKKLLFGNIDIRELIQQPIDQVIKTVGKLPELENLKAVVGGDMVLTEDVSLLSRGTQVALKMLELEQASFIDYEIVLQNAFPFWDSIGSKIEAISCKNQITICDFANITETRETIIDKYFTNGKYKKLTYVYEAFGYKKIVTQINKVKASHKCPFCAGKKVISEDGLHDGVYKLSVPCVSCHASGINNEGRKEIIEGFDVQTWLTGKVRDVVAERLLTDGVEDIPIFNRIRELDKQDMISVYQSLEQNN from the coding sequence ATGAAAATAAATCGATTAATTGCTAATAACATTAATCAATTAGATGCCTTACTGCCAGTAAATCAATCGTTAGGAATTGCAGGTTTGTCTGGGTCCGGAAAAACCACTTTTAGTCAAACCATTGGTGAAGAGTCCAAGAAGCGTCTCGTTTCATTATTGCCAAAGGCAGAATATCAGTATTTGTTTTCTAAAATTATGGAAACAAATTTCAGTGCCATCAAAATGGAAGACATGCCTTTAGTGCTTTTTCTCGGAAGAGCATCGATTTCTTCTAATCCGCGGTCTACCATTGGCACCCATACAGGCGTTTTTAAAGAAATTCGTGTTCGCCTTGCTGAAAAATTTAATCTTTCTCCAGAAGTTTTTTCATTTAATAATGAATTAGGCTGGTGTCGGGATTGTAAAGGACGTGGCACGACCAAAAATGTGGAATGTAAAAAGTGCAAGGGCAGTCGTTATAACCAAGAAGTTGAGCAATATACGATTGAATTATTTGGAAAACCACATAGTATTTCCGAACTCAACGACTTAAGCATAGAAACCATTCTCTCATTAGCTGAAGTTTTGCACGTTAGTGAAGCGAAGCAGCATATTCTCCAAAATATAATCAATATGAATATTGGTTATTTAACATTGAATCGGATAATGGGGACTTTATCAGGCGGGGAATTAACACGGCTTTACTTGGCCGAGTTCATGGCAGCCAGTGAAAATACCGTTATTATTATTGATGAAATCTCGGTTGGCCTTGATCACGAAACACTATTGAAAATTTTAGAACAGATAAAACAATTAGGGTATAAGAATCAAATCTGGCTCATCGATCATTCTGACACGGTACTCGATGCAACAGATGAGCAATTGTTCTTTGGACCAGGAAGTGGCAAGTATGGCGGCAAAATTGTAGAAGAATCCCCACGTCCAAAACCAATCATCTGGAAACGAAATCAGGCTATGCCAACAGAATACTATCAATTCCAGGATCTTTACTGCCGAAATATTCAAATAGATGAAATCCAAATTCCCAAAAATAGACTTGTCACTTTTACCGGTGAGTCTGGATGTGGTAAATCCACTCTCGTCAATGAGTGTATCACCAAAGATTTTATGAAGCGATATCCAAAAGATAAACTAGTCATGGTTGGGCAAGATCGGAATCAATCGATTACGAGCCGGTCAACCGTTGCGACGTTTCTTGATATTAAGAAGAAACTCACTAAATATAGTGACGAGATAGATGATATTTTTCTACGTTCGATTGAAGATATTATTGATGAACTACCTAAGGAAGACATCGCTCATAAACGCTTGAGCTTATTGATCAAACTTGGACTTGGTTATTTGACGTTAGAAAGAAAAACACAAACTTTATCAACGGGTGAATTTCAATGTGTTCATTTAGTTTCTGAGTTGTTTACGAACGCCAAAAATCCACATACGTTGTTTATTTTTGACGAGCCTTCAAAAGGGTTATCTCAAAATATTTTAAACCAATTTATTGATAGTGTTAGGGTCATTCTAGAGAATGAATCTGTCTCCATCATGATGATTGAACATAATGCATATATGCTGGAAAGCTCTGATTTTATTGTAGATTTTGGTAAAAGAAAGCTTGCACCTGTTCAACATCTTGATGTTGTCAGTCATGAAGAGTATTACCGTCAAAAAAATAGTGAAGAAGTTGCTCCATTGCACATTTCTTCAACACTCAAGCAGCGAAACGGTATTCACTACTTAGAAGAAAATCATTTGGTCTACTTTAAAAATGCAGAAAATATCTATAAGGGCGGCATTCTAAAAAGCCTTTCACCTATGGCAAGGTTAATTTATGGTGAATATGAATCCGACATCATCGCACCCGTTATCGCCATTGATCTTGAAAGGCACTTGTATAGTCAATATAGCTTCCTCTATGAAATGGGCGGGCTGATCAACCATATTGTTGCTGCCCATCCGACCAATAAAGATACAAGAAGCTTCGATTTCTATAATCAAGAAAATCATTGTCCATGTTGTTCCGGGCGTCGGGTCATTGAGAAATTCAATTTTGATGTGGTCATTCAGGAAAAAACTGTGCCATTCTGGGATGGCTTATTACATCCAGACGTGATGGAGGTATTGAAATATTATCAATATCCAAAGTTGCAATTCCTGTTTGATGAGATAAAGAATGAACTCGGACAAGATATCAGCAAGAGCTTCAATGAGATGACTGAAGCGGAAAAGCACACCTTTTTATATGGTTATTGGGAAAAGTCATTTTATGATAAAGCAGGCAAGGCTTCGAGAACATGGGAAGGCTTTAATTTAATTATTGGCCGTTATATGTTTATTTCGAAATCCATCATTAAAGATCATATGAAGGAATCAAAAGTGATGATTGCTTGTCCTGTCTGTGAAGGAACCGTGCTGAACCATCATAAAAAACTATTGTTTGGTAACATCGATATTCGTGAACTCATTCAACAACCGATCGATCAAGTCATAAAAACAGTAGGGAAATTGCCGGAACTAGAAAATCTAAAAGCGGTTGTTGGCGGCGATATGGTGCTTACTGAAGATGTTTCCCTCCTTTCTAGGGGAACGCAAGTAGCACTGAAAATGCTGGAACTGGAGCAGGCAAGCTTTATTGACTACGAGATCGTTTTACAGAATGCTTTCCCATTCTGGGACAGTATTGGAAGCAAAATCGAAGCAATAAGCTGTAAAAACCAGATCACAATCTGTGATTTCGCCAACATTACCGAAACGAGAGAAACCATTATCGATAAGTATTTCACCAATGGAAAATATAAAAAGCTAACTTATGTGTACGAAGCGTTTGGATACAAAAAAATTGTTACCCAAATCAATAAAGTTAAAGCAAGTCATAAATGTCCATTCTGTGCAGGGAAGAAAGTCATTTCCGAAGATGGTCTTCATGACGGCGTGTATAAATTGTCGGTGCCCTGTGTGAGTTGTCATGCTAGTGGTATCAATAATGAAGGTCGGAAGGAAATCATCGAAGGCTTCGACGTACAAACCTGGCTGACCGGTAAAGTAAGGGATGTAGTGGCTGAAAGATTACTTACAGATGGTGTGGAAGATATACCTATTTTCAATCGTATTCGTGAGCTGGATAAACAAGACATGATTTCCGTTTATCAAAGTCTTGAGCAAAATAATTAA
- a CDS encoding helix-turn-helix transcriptional regulator gives MNKETVIDLISKNVRLIRLEKGYSQEKMATVLGISKKTLVQVEKERTSIGWTNAVVVCALFKDSQILEHILGEEPFEVIETLAHDGINTPKVKTLGGKMFWNEIAKKGKFRVQQNVISQHYRILDGSDYRWYSTFEEEEVMNRFYELTKE, from the coding sequence TTGAATAAAGAAACTGTAATTGATTTGATTTCTAAGAATGTTCGACTAATTCGTCTTGAAAAAGGATATTCTCAAGAAAAAATGGCTACTGTTCTAGGGATTTCCAAAAAGACACTGGTTCAAGTTGAAAAAGAAAGAACATCAATTGGTTGGACGAATGCAGTCGTAGTTTGTGCCTTATTTAAGGATAGTCAAATCCTAGAACACATTTTAGGAGAAGAACCTTTTGAAGTAATTGAAACACTAGCTCACGATGGTATCAATACTCCAAAAGTAAAAACATTAGGAGGAAAAATGTTTTGGAATGAGATTGCGAAAAAAGGAAAATTTCGAGTACAACAAAATGTGATCAGCCAACATTATCGTATTTTAGATGGTAGTGATTATAGGTGGTATAGCACGTTTGAAGAAGAAGAAGTTATGAATCGTTTTTACGAATTAACTAAGGAGTAA
- a CDS encoding ATP-binding protein: protein MEIIQQLDHHIADDFEAQDLDFKQWNFSAVEENVNKMIKYAVCMANGGGGSVVFGVADKIQGIENVLIGIPFDIDIEELQKRIFENTDPHITPSFDEIFYKDHSIRLLVMNVLPKTPPYTTTKGTATIRQGKECLPYRSNS from the coding sequence ATGGAGATCATTCAGCAATTGGATCATCATATTGCAGATGATTTTGAGGCACAGGACCTAGACTTTAAACAATGGAATTTTAGTGCTGTGGAGGAAAACGTCAATAAAATGATTAAATACGCTGTTTGTATGGCAAATGGCGGCGGGGGCAGCGTTGTTTTCGGCGTGGCCGACAAAATTCAGGGAATAGAAAATGTTTTAATAGGGATTCCATTTGATATAGACATAGAAGAATTACAAAAAAGGATATTTGAAAATACGGATCCACACATAACCCCTTCGTTTGATGAAATATTTTATAAAGATCATTCAATCCGGCTATTGGTCATGAACGTTTTGCCGAAAACACCGCCTTATACAACAACGAAGGGTACAGCAACCATTAGGCAAGGAAAAGAGTGTCTGCCGTACAGAAGCAATTCGTAG
- a CDS encoding GAF domain-containing protein, translating to MLMEQTRYSRLANITKIINTKLELREVLQRVTSAISEEIVQCNSVGIYLPQKDGTFRGFAGKPELMNGMALDTQLIDPDIDLLAKEVIETKKTIHIPDTSKDNRPDPKSVEAFKIKSLLVLPISIEQELFGLVFLFDYGTPMNLTESEIQSVEAYVNMAAVAIQNVNNLTQKENLIAEKQLLLNVTRDLSMCSSIQESLDKCFFYLGKILDSKNIAAHLLEPLEKKTIRLTKLSKDCDWTEAEWSETLNNIKMVHSYEAMIQEAIITKNIIHIPSEDTKGLLMIPLVSMGEVLGVITVVDLVRKTHSYDESQIQLAQSIVDATAPTFSNLLDMDQLENMVEERTRELAAANEKVTSVIESITDGFFALNKEWEFIYINKHQYLPQKKAAKDVLGKNIWEIFPKSIDTVMYKEFHRAMLERVPVHFDIPATSEDYCYEVVAYPYDEGICCLFKNVTEKKKYENELRRFSNLELIGQMAAGISHEIRNPMTTVRGFLQLLKKEDEFEKHNDHFNLMIEELDRANAIITEFLSMGNTRTSDLQMLDLNSIIYDISPLIKIDTFNQNKLIQFDTKDIPELLLNRNEIRQLVINLYRNGLEAMSTGKVLSISTYIEDENCVVLAVRDQGEGIRQEILEKLGTPFYTTKDNGTGLGLGICYAIAARHNAKIEIQTGLDGTTFFVKFYSKNNLNNPQID from the coding sequence ATGTTAATGGAACAAACAAGATATTCTAGGCTTGCAAATATAACAAAAATAATAAATACAAAGTTAGAACTACGTGAAGTATTACAGCGTGTAACGAGTGCAATATCTGAAGAGATTGTTCAATGTAATTCCGTTGGTATTTATTTACCTCAAAAAGATGGAACATTTAGAGGATTTGCAGGAAAACCTGAACTCATGAATGGCATGGCGCTCGATACGCAACTAATTGATCCTGATATAGACTTACTAGCCAAAGAAGTGATTGAAACTAAAAAAACCATCCACATCCCGGATACCTCAAAAGATAATCGGCCGGATCCGAAATCAGTTGAAGCCTTCAAAATTAAATCCTTATTAGTTCTGCCTATCTCAATTGAGCAAGAGTTATTTGGTCTAGTTTTTTTATTTGATTATGGAACGCCAATGAACTTGACAGAGTCGGAAATTCAAAGTGTTGAAGCTTATGTGAATATGGCTGCAGTCGCAATTCAAAACGTGAATAATTTAACACAAAAGGAAAACCTTATTGCCGAAAAGCAGTTGTTGCTTAATGTTACACGTGATTTATCGATGTGTTCCTCGATACAGGAAAGTCTTGATAAATGCTTTTTCTACTTAGGAAAGATTTTAGATAGCAAAAATATTGCTGCCCACCTCCTAGAACCGTTAGAAAAAAAAACAATTAGATTAACGAAGTTAAGTAAAGACTGTGATTGGACGGAAGCAGAGTGGAGTGAAACCCTTAATAACATAAAAATGGTCCATAGCTATGAAGCCATGATCCAAGAGGCTATTATAACAAAAAATATAATTCACATCCCAAGTGAGGATACAAAGGGGCTGCTTATGATTCCATTGGTTTCAATGGGAGAAGTATTAGGGGTAATAACAGTTGTGGATTTGGTGAGAAAAACTCACAGTTACGATGAATCCCAAATTCAACTGGCACAATCTATAGTTGATGCCACAGCCCCTACGTTTTCAAACTTGTTAGATATGGACCAACTTGAAAACATGGTGGAAGAGCGAACAAGGGAACTAGCCGCTGCTAATGAAAAAGTTACAAGTGTTATTGAAAGTATTACGGATGGGTTCTTTGCTTTGAATAAAGAATGGGAATTTATTTACATAAATAAACATCAATATTTACCACAAAAGAAAGCGGCAAAAGATGTATTAGGCAAAAATATATGGGAGATCTTCCCGAAAAGTATAGATACCGTCATGTATAAAGAATTTCATCGTGCGATGTTAGAGAGAGTTCCTGTACATTTCGATATTCCCGCAACCTCTGAAGATTATTGTTACGAAGTAGTGGCTTACCCGTATGACGAGGGTATCTGTTGCCTATTTAAAAATGTAACGGAAAAAAAGAAATATGAAAATGAACTGAGAAGGTTTTCCAACTTAGAATTAATAGGGCAAATGGCAGCAGGTATCAGCCATGAGATTAGAAATCCAATGACAACGGTACGAGGATTCTTACAGTTATTAAAAAAAGAGGACGAATTTGAAAAACATAATGACCACTTTAATTTAATGATTGAAGAACTTGACCGTGCCAATGCCATTATTACTGAATTTCTTTCAATGGGAAATACAAGGACATCTGATTTACAGATGTTAGATTTAAATTCAATTATCTATGATATTTCACCTTTAATAAAGATTGATACATTTAATCAAAATAAACTTATTCAATTCGATACTAAAGACATCCCAGAATTGCTTTTAAATCGTAATGAGATACGGCAATTAGTAATAAACCTATACCGTAACGGCTTAGAAGCGATGAGCACAGGGAAAGTGCTATCCATCAGTACCTACATAGAAGATGAAAATTGTGTAGTTCTTGCAGTACGGGATCAAGGAGAAGGTATCAGGCAAGAAATATTAGAGAAACTGGGTACTCCATTCTATACAACCAAAGATAATGGCACTGGCTTGGGGTTAGGCATTTGTTACGCCATTGCTGCCCGTCATAATGCGAAAATTGAAATTCAAACTGGATTAGATGGCACTACTTTTTTTGTTAAATTCTATTCTAAAAACAATTTGAATAATCCTCAAATAGATTAG
- a CDS encoding SET domain-containing protein — protein MMHPNTEIRYVNEKVGIGVFATKLIPKGTIVWIKDDLDIVLDESYIESLDDVRKEYIYKYSYLDNDGEYVLSCDHAKYINHSFNPNIVDTVYDFELAARDIQPGEQITCDYAALGEDEDFECIPEEGTSRTKVTADDYLVLYEEWDKMAIEAFKYFNKVEQPLKHMISEQYTDKVNAVANGTEPLDSILTLFIDDDED, from the coding sequence ATGATGCATCCGAATACCGAAATTCGGTATGTAAATGAGAAAGTAGGAATTGGAGTTTTTGCAACAAAATTAATTCCTAAAGGAACCATTGTCTGGATTAAAGATGATTTAGATATTGTTCTTGATGAGTCATATATTGAAAGTCTTGATGATGTTCGAAAAGAGTATATATATAAATACTCATATTTAGATAATGACGGCGAATATGTTCTCTCTTGTGATCACGCAAAGTATATTAACCATAGCTTCAATCCAAATATAGTAGATACAGTATATGATTTTGAGTTAGCTGCGAGAGACATTCAACCTGGCGAACAAATAACATGTGATTATGCTGCATTGGGTGAAGATGAAGATTTTGAATGTATACCTGAAGAAGGCACTTCAAGAACAAAAGTGACAGCAGATGACTATCTAGTTTTATACGAAGAGTGGGATAAAATGGCAATAGAGGCGTTTAAGTATTTCAACAAGGTGGAACAACCTCTAAAACATATGATCAGTGAGCAATATACTGATAAAGTAAATGCGGTTGCTAATGGAACCGAACCACTAGATTCAATCCTTACTTTATTTATCGATGATGACGAAGACTGA
- a CDS encoding DUF4317 domain-containing protein: protein MNNKDIAEIRKQFKMDTDLLKIADIYNVYIKQESSDIFYEESRTFSLLDREQQELFLANFKKVLGGKLDVKLFDVKFQRQGEGQTDHTQRLLFEGLHADDVGEWKAGMQRIALKMVQDSQYEKDIVITFIRGNYYKTTKRHPDETEIDDRDEVYTTPFILSSMNQTELPKRSLVFDFVEKEFKSSLLADPVIKLATPIGGFLFPSFTDNAADINHVLYAASKANKPDFQFIENVLNGNEIMTAEEDKAVFEEIVKAVIGDEVNSKTLAGVYDEINNMLLVEKEGEDEVGSTPTLDSIEVARVLKASGVKDVSTEKVEMAFQQVVEDKNYEMKASHVVPSYASKSIKISTKVANIAISPQDLRYVKQINYNGKRCLLIEVEEDTMIEGFKLLPEELLE from the coding sequence ATGAATAATAAGGATATAGCGGAGATTCGCAAACAATTTAAGATGGATACTGATTTACTGAAAATCGCTGACATTTATAACGTTTACATCAAGCAGGAAAGCAGTGATATCTTTTATGAAGAGAGCCGCACATTTTCCTTGCTGGACCGGGAGCAGCAAGAGCTGTTCCTTGCCAACTTTAAAAAGGTTTTAGGTGGGAAACTAGATGTGAAGCTGTTTGATGTGAAGTTCCAGCGTCAAGGAGAGGGGCAAACGGACCATACGCAGCGACTTTTATTTGAGGGGCTTCATGCAGATGATGTCGGGGAATGGAAAGCGGGTATGCAACGTATCGCCTTGAAGATGGTTCAGGATAGCCAATATGAAAAGGACATAGTCATCACATTCATTCGTGGAAATTATTATAAAACGACGAAACGTCATCCCGATGAAACGGAAATAGACGATCGAGATGAAGTGTATACCACTCCTTTTATCCTCAGTAGCATGAATCAAACCGAACTGCCGAAACGTTCACTGGTGTTTGATTTTGTCGAGAAAGAGTTTAAGTCCAGTCTGCTGGCTGATCCCGTCATTAAACTTGCCACTCCAATTGGTGGATTTCTGTTCCCTAGCTTCACGGACAACGCCGCAGACATCAATCACGTCCTTTATGCTGCGAGCAAAGCGAATAAACCAGATTTCCAGTTTATCGAGAATGTGTTGAACGGCAATGAAATCATGACTGCCGAGGAAGATAAAGCGGTGTTTGAAGAAATTGTCAAAGCAGTAATTGGTGATGAAGTAAATTCGAAAACCCTCGCCGGTGTATATGATGAAATCAATAATATGTTATTGGTGGAAAAAGAGGGTGAGGACGAAGTAGGGAGTACTCCTACTTTGGATTCTATAGAGGTTGCACGTGTGTTGAAGGCGAGCGGCGTAAAAGATGTGAGTACGGAAAAAGTGGAAATGGCCTTTCAGCAGGTGGTTGAAGACAAAAACTATGAAATGAAAGCAAGCCATGTCGTTCCAAGCTACGCGTCCAAGTCAATCAAAATCAGCACGAAAGTAGCGAATATTGCGATCAGCCCGCAAGACTTGAGATATGTCAAACAGATCAATTACAATGGCAAACGCTGTCTATTGATCGAGGTGGAAGAAGACACGATGATTGAAGGATTTAAGCTGCTTCCGGAAGAGCTGTTGGAGTAG